The DNA window ATGCCGATATCTATGGTGAGATGCAGGATATCAGCACCGTCGTCGGTCAAGGTACGCTGAAGAAGCTTCAGCGCAACGAAGCGCAGTTGTACCGGTAGCGCCATGTTGATCGCACTGAGCCAGGCCATCCGCCGATTCCGCAGCGACGAAAGCGGCGGCGCCCTTATAGAAGCGACACTCGTACTTCCATTCGTGCTGTTTCTCTCGGCCGGTGTGTTCGAATTCTCCAACGTTCTGAACAAGCGCCTGTTGCTCGAGGCTGGCGTGGAGGACGCTGCGCGCTATATGGCACGATGCAGTGACAGCAACTGGGACAATTGCGTCACCCTTGCCAAGAACCTTGCGGTCAATGGCGCCATCACCGGTGGCAGCCTAAGAGTTCCCAACTGGGACGTTTCGCAGGTCCATGTCGACAGAGATTTCTTCCCAGCGGTGGTTGGCGGGACTCAAGTCTATCTCAGCAGCACCGGAACCGTTGTCGTTGTCAAGGTCAGCACCACGTTGCCTTACAGTGGCGTCGGGCTGCTGGGGCTTATAGGCATTGCAACCATCAACATAGAT is part of the Mesorhizobium loti genome and encodes:
- a CDS encoding pilus assembly protein, giving the protein MLIALSQAIRRFRSDESGGALIEATLVLPFVLFLSAGVFEFSNVLNKRLLLEAGVEDAARYMARCSDSNWDNCVTLAKNLAVNGAITGGSLRVPNWDVSQVHVDRDFFPAVVGGTQVYLSSTGTVVVVKVSTTLPYSGVGLLGLIGIATINIDASHQERVFGW